TGCTGGGCCAACTGGTCGTGGCAGCTCGGTCCGGAGACGCGGCTGGCGGTCGGGCTGAAGCCGACGACGGCAAGCCGTCACGCCATCGGGTGACGCGGCTCGGTCAGACGGGTGGCAGCGGCTGGTGCGGGCTGCTCTCGAGCGGGCCGGTAGTCCAAGATTGGGACCGCCGCCATCCCCTGAGGAGCGTGCATCGACCGCGTCTGCGCCAGTGATCGGCGTGACCAGGCTGTTCCGAGGAGCCCCTCCCTATGCGTTCACGCGTCATCGCAGTCTTGGCCGCCGCGGCTGCGGCCACTGCGGCACTCGCACAACCCGCCCACGCCGCACCGGTCGTGGACGGCGTCTACAGGTTCGCTGCCCTCCAGGACGGCAAATGCCTGGTCTGGCCCAAATCGCACGCGAGCATCGGCTCGGTCGGGTTGGGCGCCTGCGCGGAGAGCGCGTCGACCTCGGCGAACTGGCAGGTGCGAAAGCGCCCCAACGGGACGATGGAAGTATCGACACCAGGCTCGAACCCGCGCACCTGCCTGGGAGTGAACACGGACCACAGGGTGAGCGTCAATGATTCCTGCGCCGACAAGTACGCCGAGTGGACCGTGTCCTTCGGCTCGGCTGGGCCCGGCAGCGTGGTGTGGGCCGACATCGAGCACACCCCCGGCGATCGATCCGACTCGTGGGGGAAGGTAGTCGACATTCCTGAGGTGACCGGTCGTGTCGTGGTAAGGCGGGTCCCCATCGAGCCGCACTACTGGGAATTGCAGCAGGTCAGCTAGTCTTCTGAGTCAGGAGTTCTGTTCAGATTTGTAGGGTTGCCTGGTGGCGCGTACTGAGCGGCCGAAGGCCGAGTTGATCCTGTCGGATGAGGAACGGGCTGCGCTGGAGGGGTGGGTACGGCGCCGTTCCACCCCGCAGGCGTGGGCTCTGCGGTGCCGGATCATCTTGGCCTGCGCGACTGGCGCGTCCAACAAGGACGTGGCCGCACAGCTCGGTTCGACACCGCATGCGGTGGGCCGCTGGCGGAAGCGGTTCGTCGAGCACCGGGTCGCCGGGCTGGGTGACATGCCGCGGTCTGGCGGGCCCCGAACGGTCACCGACGAGCAGGTCGCCGCGGTGGTGAAGCGGACGCTGGAGACCGCACCGAAGAACGCCACGCACTGGTCGACGCGGGCGATGGCCACGGAGATGGGTCTGTCGCAGTCGACCGTGTCGCGGATCTGGCGGGCCTTCGGCCTGCAGCCGCACCGCACCGAGACGTTCAGGCTGTCGACCGACCCGTACTTCGTCGACAAGGTCCACGACGTGGTCGGCCTCTATCTGGACCCGCCCGAGCGGGCCTTGGTGTTCTGTGTCGACGAGAAGTCGCAGATCCAGGCCCTGGACCGGTCCCAGCCGGTGCTGCCGATGATGCCCGGCGTCCCGCAGCGGGTCACCCACGACTACGTGCGCGCGGGCACCACCACGTTGTTCGCCGCACTGGAGGTGGCCACGGGGAAGGTGATCGGCTCCCTGCACCGCCGGCACCGTGCCGAGGAGTTCAAGAAGTTCCTGATCAAACTCGACCCGGAGATACCGGCGGACCTGGACGTGCACCTGGTGCTGGACAACTACGCCACCCACAAGACCCCAGCCATCAAGACCTGGCTACTGGCCCACCCACGCTTCCACCTGCACTTCACGCCCACCGGCTCGTCCTGGCTCAACCTGGTCGAGCGGTGGTTCGCCGAGCTGACGAACAAGCAGATACGGCGAGGCGTCCACAGAAGCGTCCAGGCGCTGGAGAAGGACATCCGGACCTGGATCGCCGCATGGAACACCGATCCCAAGCCCTACGTCTGGACGAAGACCGCAGACGAGATCCTCGAACGCCTCGCCAGCTATTTGAACAGAATTCCTGACTCAGAAGACTAGTTCCTGCGGCGCCTGTTGGTGAGGAAGAGCGTCGCGCCTCCCGTCGCAGCGGCCCCTGCGGCGGCGAGGAGGAGGGACTGGGTGCCGGCCGCGCCCGTCGCGGCGAGTCCCGGCCTGGACGCGGCATGGGTCGGATGTGCCGCCGGGGTGCCGCTGGGCTCCGCCTTGTCCGCGACCTGGAGGGTGAGTGTCGCCGTATTGTCGTCCAGGTTCGCTTCTGTCCCCGGATGCTCGGACAGCACTCTGGCGGAAAGGCGCAGGGTGCTCCCGCGTGCCTCGGGGGCGACTGCGTAGCGGAGCGTCAGGGTGAAGGTGCCGCCCGGGGCCACGGTGTCCTGTACGTCGCACCACTCGCCTACATCGTCCCCTGGCAAGCAGTTGGCGAGCTCGTTGCCTCCGGCGCGCCGTAGCCACTGGTCATGGCCAGGTGAGCTGGTGAGGAACACGCTCATCGTGTCGGGTTCTCGGCCGTGATTGGTCACCGAGAGTCGCGTGGTGACCTGCCCTCCGGGCTGGACGGATGTGGTGGGCTTGGACCACTGCGGGGTCCAGTCGGCGCCCGATTTCACGAGTACGGTCAGGCTGGCGGTGTTGTCCTGCGGGTGTGCGTCCACTGCGTCACCGATGTCGGCTGTCTCCGTGATCGTCAGACGGGTCCCCTCAGGCGCACCGGCCGCGGCTCTGACCCGTACCCTCGCCTCCCCGAACTTGTAGTCGGGCTGGGCGGCATGGCATTTGACCTCACGCAAGTCGGCGGACGCCGCCGTGCAGAGCGGCGGGCCATCACCGACCGTCTCCGGCTCTTCCGGCACGAACGTCAAGCCCTTGGGCAGGTGCACCAGGAAGAAGAGCGGTTTGACCGAGCCCGTCTTCATCCACACGCGCGCCACGACGTCGATGGTGTTGCCAGGCGCTACCTGCGGGCGGTCAAGTTCCAGCGCCACGGCGGCGTCCACCGGGCCTGTGTCGGCCCGCGCCGTCAGCGGCCCGACCGCCATCAGAGCGCCGACAAGACCGCAAACCACCGCGACCCTCTGAATGAGTCCCCGTCTCCGGTCCACCCGGGTGTCCTCCTCGCACTGTTGCTCATCAGCATTCACGAGGAAGACTCCCGGAAGGCGCCGGAAGTTGTGTGCAGCTGCCGGTGAGATGGCCCTCGCAGGCGGGACCGCGAGTCCGCCGACCTGGCCCTCACCGGTCCCGCACACCCGCGGCCCTGCATCGCCGACTCAAGTGCCTGAAGAATCTCTCCCCCCCCCGCATATCGATTTCCAGACCTGACCGACTCCGAGATCGCCGCAGTGGCCATCGCGTATGACGAACGCGTCAATCTCGGTCAGCTCCTGTCCCCGGACCCGACTGCAATCGTCAACGTGGACGTCGGTCATGTCACTTGTCCTACCCGCGACGTCGGACGACTGATCGCCTACACCACGGCAAGGGACATGCCGTGCCGAGTTTGGGCAGCCGGAGATCGGGGCGGTAATGGGCACCGGAGTCCAGGGTGATCGTCTCGGGTTCGTACTGCCACTGGATGCCGTAGCACATCCAGGCCCACGCCGACGCGGCCGGCGACATCGACTGGCTGGTCCAGATCGACTCCACCATCGTCCGCGCCCACCAGCACGCCGCCGCCACCGGCTGAAAAGGGGCGGCACCAACAGGCGCCGCAGGAACTACTGAGGTTGAACTCGTGATGTCGCGCCGGGTCAGGCGGGTCTGATGGTCAGGCCGGTCTCGGCGAGGCAGCCGTCTATGAGGTGGCTGCGGTACTGGATGTGCCGCAGTCCGTGTCGGATGCGCTGGACAAGGTGTTCGGGAGTGGAGAAGGCGACGTTGGAGAGCCAGCCGCGTCGCAGGAGGGACCAGATCCCTTCAACGGGGTTGAGGTCGGGTGCGTAGGGCGGCAGGTAGTAGATGGTCAACCAGTCCCGGGCTTCCGCCCATTCCCGCAGGTCGGCGGCTTTGTGGAC
This region of Streptomyces ambofaciens ATCC 23877 genomic DNA includes:
- a CDS encoding IS630 family transposase, which codes for MARTERPKAELILSDEERAALEGWVRRRSTPQAWALRCRIILACATGASNKDVAAQLGSTPHAVGRWRKRFVEHRVAGLGDMPRSGGPRTVTDEQVAAVVKRTLETAPKNATHWSTRAMATEMGLSQSTVSRIWRAFGLQPHRTETFRLSTDPYFVDKVHDVVGLYLDPPERALVFCVDEKSQIQALDRSQPVLPMMPGVPQRVTHDYVRAGTTTLFAALEVATGKVIGSLHRRHRAEEFKKFLIKLDPEIPADLDVHLVLDNYATHKTPAIKTWLLAHPRFHLHFTPTGSSWLNLVERWFAELTNKQIRRGVHRSVQALEKDIRTWIAAWNTDPKPYVWTKTADEILERLASYLNRIPDSED